GGCCGGAGTCAGAGAGACAGAGAGGGGGGCAAGCATGTCTCCGCAACCGCACTTCCTCGTGCTGACGTTCCCGCTCCAGGGCCACATCGCGCCGGCGCTCCGCCTCGCCCGGCGCCTGCTCGTCGCCGCGCCCGACGCGCTCGTCACGTTCTCCACCACTGAAGCAGCGCACCGCCGCATGTTCCCGGCGGAGGCGGACGCGCccgacagcggcggcggcgatgactgccgcctcgagctcctcccgttcTCGGACGGCACCGAGACCGGGTACGTTAGGAGCAGCACCGACCCCGCGGCCTTCACCGACTACATGGCGTCCTTCCAGGCCGCGGGCGCGCGCAGCGTCGGGGAGCTCGTGGATGCGCTCGCCGTGCGCGGCCGCCCCGTGACCCGCGTCGTGTACACGATGCTCCTCCCGTGGGCCGCGGACGTGGCGCGCGAGAAGGGCCTGCCGTCCGCGCTCTACTGGATCCAGCCGGCCGCCGTGCTCGCCGTCTACTACCACTACTTCCACGGCcacgccgccgtcgtcgccgaCCACCGCCACGACCCGTCGTTCCTCGTGCGGTTCCCGGGCCTCCCGACGCAGGCCGTGCGGGACCTCCCGTCCTTCCTCACCGAGTCCACCGACCCGTCCGATTTCTTCCACAGCGTGTACACTACCGTACGCGACCTGTTCGACACGCTCGACAGGGAGACCCCCAGAGCCACCGTGCTCGTCAACACGTGCCAGGAACTCGAGGAGGGCGCGCTCGCCGCGGTGGGAGCGTACGATGCGCTGCCGATCGGCCCGGTGCTCCCGTCCGGCGACGAGGCCGGCCTCTTCAAGCAGGACGACGCCAAGTACATGGAGTGGCTCGACGCCAAACCAGCCGATTCCGTGGTGTACGTCGCGTTCGGCAGCCTGGCGAGGATGGAGAGGGAGCAGCTCGACGAGCTGCTCCTCGGACTCGAGGAGACCGGGAGGCCGTACCTGTGCGTCGTCCGGAAGGACATCAAGGCAGAGCTCGCGGATGGCGAAGCGTCGGAGACGGAGATGGACGCGCCACTCAagaacggcatggtggtggagtGGTGCGACCAGGTGCGTGTGCTGTCGCACGCGGCGGTGGGTTGCTTCGTGACGCACTGCGGGTGGAACTCCGTGATGGAGAGCGTGGCGTGCGGCGTGCCGATGGTgtgcgtgccaaagatgtcggacCAGCGGATGAACGCGTGGCTCGTCGAGTGCGAGTGGCGCGTGGGAGCGCGCGCGGAGGTGAGTGGCGACGGCGTGCTTCGCGCGGCCGAGGTGAGGCGGCGTGTAGAGGAGGTGATGCGGGAGGGCGAGGCCGCGGGGGGCGCACGGCGCGCGGCGTCAGAGTGGAAGGCGGCGGTCGTAGAGGCTCTGGGGAAAGGTGGCTCGTCGGATCGTAATCTAAGGGTGTTCCTCGAGGGCATCACTAGTGGTGTCTCCTTGTGACACCAGCTTGTAGGAGGAGAAATGCGAGGCTGGACACACGACAGCACCAAGACTATcgaaggcggagcaagcttcaagAACCCACGTTGTATTTCTGGGTTGTTAGGTGAACAATGTAGAATAGACGATAGCTCGCCAGAAATTCGCAGGGGCACGCATCTGTCTTAGCAGTGTCAGTCACCTGATTGCCTCACAATTCGTAAAGTTTCTCGATTTCAAACAAGGGCACAACAAGTTTTAGTTCTAATAATTTCTGAACTAATGATTTGATCGATCGTTC
This sequence is a window from Aegilops tauschii subsp. strangulata cultivar AL8/78 chromosome 7, Aet v6.0, whole genome shotgun sequence. Protein-coding genes within it:
- the LOC109780977 gene encoding UDP-glycosyltransferase 75C1 gives rise to the protein MSPQPHFLVLTFPLQGHIAPALRLARRLLVAAPDALVTFSTTEAAHRRMFPAEADAPDSGGGDDCRLELLPFSDGTETGYVRSSTDPAAFTDYMASFQAAGARSVGELVDALAVRGRPVTRVVYTMLLPWAADVAREKGLPSALYWIQPAAVLAVYYHYFHGHAAVVADHRHDPSFLVRFPGLPTQAVRDLPSFLTESTDPSDFFHSVYTTVRDLFDTLDRETPRATVLVNTCQELEEGALAAVGAYDALPIGPVLPSGDEAGLFKQDDAKYMEWLDAKPADSVVYVAFGSLARMEREQLDELLLGLEETGRPYLCVVRKDIKAELADGEASETEMDAPLKNGMVVEWCDQVRVLSHAAVGCFVTHCGWNSVMESVACGVPMVCVPKMSDQRMNAWLVECEWRVGARAEVSGDGVLRAAEVRRRVEEVMREGEAAGGARRAASEWKAAVVEALGKGGSSDRNLRVFLEGITSGVSL